A single window of Nicotiana sylvestris chromosome 3, ASM39365v2, whole genome shotgun sequence DNA harbors:
- the LOC104212805 gene encoding serine/threonine-protein kinase AtPK2/AtPK19-like: MVSAQISQPTGKPIHNHVLLPLQHPNVISLDDVDLDFSDIFGPAQVFSSENVAVSETNGFIYEEPAVIYSRSHSFVGPTNYVSQSLKLSKLTPCENEHLLELVEGDSGETKDLLEEATLETVVTGKSEVHADVSIPRSVGLDDFEVLKVVGQGAFAKVYQVRKIGTSEILAMKVMRKDKILEKDHAEYMKTERDVLTKIDHPFVVRLRYSFQTKHRLYLVLDFVNGGHLFFQLHRQGLFREDLARIYTAEIVSAVSHLHSNGIMHRDLKPENILLDADGHVLLTDFGLAKQFDENTRSNSLCGTIEYMAPEIVLGKGHDKVADWWSVGVLLYEMLTGKPPFVGGHRQKVQQKIIKDKIKLPAFLSSDAHSLLKGLLHKEASKRLGSGIRGCEEIKCHKWFRSLNWKKLEAREIQPSFCPQVSGKLCVANFEEQWTSMPLLDSPAASPKSGENPFKGFSYVRPTVEE, translated from the exons ATGGTTTCCGCTCAAATTTCGCAACCAACTGGGAAGCCTATCCACAACCATGTGCTTCTCCCATTGCAACACCCCAATGTCATATCACTGGATGATGTTGATTTGGATTTCTCCGACATATTTGGTCCAGCTCAAGTTTTTAGCTCTGAGAATGTTGCAGTGTCAGAAACAAATGGATTCATATATGAAGAACCAGCTGTAATTTATAGCCGCTCCCATTCATTTGTCGGTCCAACAAACTATGTCAGTCAATCATTGAAGCTTAGCaaactcacaccctgtgagaatgaGCACTTGCTGGAGCTTGTGGAGGGAGATAGTGGAGAAACCAAAGATCTTCTTGAGGAAGCTACTCTTGAGACCGTTGTTACTGGTAAATCTGAAGTTCATGCTGATGTTAGTATCCCAAGGTCTGTGGGACTTGATGATTTTGAAGTCTTAAAAGTTGTTGGGCAAGGTGCATTTGCAAAAGTATATCAGGTGAGGAAGATCGGGACTTCTGAAATTCTTGCTATGAAGGTTATGCGGAAGGATAAGATTTTAGAGAAAGATCATGCTGAGTACATGAAAACAGAGAGGGATGTATTGACAAAAATAGATCATCCATTTGTTGTGCGGCTCAGATACTCTTTCCAG ACCAAACACCGACTATACCTTGTGCTTGACTTTGTTAACGGGGGACACCTTTTCTTTCAACTCCATAGGCAAGGGCTATTCAG GGAGGATTTGGCGCGCATCTACACTGCTGAGATTGTTTCAGCTGTTTCTCACCTCCATTCTAATGGCATAATGCACCGGGATCTTAAACCAGAAAATATCCTTTTGGATGCTGATGGTCAT GTGTTACTGACTGATTTTGGCCTTGCTAAGCAATTCGATGAGAACACGAGATCCAACTCTTTGTGTGGAACAATTGAATATATGGCACCTGAAATTGTTCTTGGTAAAGGTCATGACAAGGTTGCAGACTGGTGGAGCGTGGGAGTTCTATTGTACGAGATGCTGACGGGAAAG CCTCCATTTGTTGGTGGGCACCGACAGAAAGTTCAACAGAAGATTATCAAGGACAAGATTAAGCTGCCAGCATTTTTATCTAGCGACGCACATTCATTGTTGAAAGGG CTGCTACACAAGGAGGCAAGCAAGCGCCTTGGGAGTGGAATAAGAGGGTGTGAGGAGATAAAATGTCACAAATGGTTCAGGTCTCTCAATTGGAAGAAGTTAGAGGCTCGAGAAATTCAACCTAGTTTCTGTCCCCAAGTATCAGGGAAGCTGTGTGTTGCCAATTTTGAGGAGCAATGGACCAGCATGCCTTTGCTAGATTCTCCGGCTGCTAGTCCAAAATCCGGTGAGAACCCATTCAAGGGTTTCAGTTATGTGAGGCCTACAGTTGAAGAATAA
- the LOC104212819 gene encoding thioredoxin H4-1-like translates to MGQCWTKACGQEKEDVPPTFGLASGNVCLVKSMEKWEEKMSEASNSGKIMVVNFSASWCNPCRTAAPAYHELADKYTSIIFLTVDVDELAELSTSWDIKATPTFIFFRDGRQVDKLVGGNKQELQKKTANIAESTGSPG, encoded by the exons ATGGGACAGTGCTGGACTAAG GCATGCGGTCAAGAGAAGGAAGATGTCCCTCCCACTTTTGGGCTTGCTAGTGGAAACGTTTGCCTTGTGAAATCAATGGAGAAGTGGGAAGAAAAGATGTCTGAAGCCAGTAACAGTGGCAAGATT ATGGTGGTAAATTTCAGTGCGTCATGGTGTAACCCCTGTAGAACAGCAGCACCAGCCTATCATGAACTTGCTGATAAATACACTTCAATAATATTTCTAACCGTGGATGTCGATGAGTTAGCT GAGTTAAGTACTTCCTGGGACATAAAAGCTACTCCAACCTTCATTTTCTTTAGAGATGGACGGCAAGTGGACAAACTAGTAGGTGGCAACAAGCAAGAGCTACAAAAGAAGACGGCAAATATCGCCGAGTCTACAGGGTCCCCGGGTTGA